Proteins found in one Chloracidobacterium sp. genomic segment:
- a CDS encoding PrsW family intramembrane metalloprotease — MKLHLAIESGSLAGQVFDLENGFLTIGRGETCSVRFDPLSERIASKQHAFIESKVDGFFLTDNRSTNGTILNGIPVGSSKLTSGDRIQFGKNGVTGVVRIECDGVADIAPSAENYRDLQVQQFSQLAATGPVNLQNSITNLGLGRVVVDPNEKKTGKYIGIGVTIFAIAFMMLIVAAIMFLSVGVVPAVIASVVAFVPAIIYIIPLVWLDRYDPEPIWLLALAFAWGALVAVIVSFVVNTFFGVAVGAAVSPEAGQVVGAVISAPVFEEGSKGIGLVILLIFFRKYFDDILDGIVFAGVIALGFATVENVLYYGRALGGGGFGALAVIFFMRGILSPFAHVSFTAMTGIGCGIARESHNKFVRILMPLVGYIGAVTLHAIWNGMAVIGGFQGFLVGYLILEIPFFLIIAGFALWVMHRQNKILKEMLAIDIARGLISTELGETVTSAFKSSGWLISGLFGGKFRARSHYLRAVGKLGLSYWHIQRATAAHGQTGSFQQNPLLREEVLRWRDQV; from the coding sequence ATGAAACTCCACCTAGCGATTGAGAGCGGGTCCTTGGCCGGACAGGTATTTGATCTGGAAAACGGCTTTTTAACCATTGGCCGCGGTGAAACCTGCAGTGTACGATTCGATCCTCTCAGCGAGCGGATCGCGTCGAAACAACACGCTTTTATAGAATCCAAGGTCGACGGCTTTTTTCTCACTGACAACCGGAGCACCAACGGTACGATCCTGAACGGCATACCGGTCGGATCGTCCAAACTCACATCCGGCGATCGAATTCAATTTGGTAAGAACGGCGTGACCGGTGTAGTGCGTATCGAATGTGACGGAGTAGCCGACATAGCACCGTCGGCTGAAAACTATCGTGATCTGCAGGTGCAGCAGTTTAGCCAACTAGCCGCGACCGGTCCGGTCAATTTACAAAATTCCATCACTAATCTTGGCCTGGGCCGCGTGGTCGTTGATCCGAACGAGAAAAAGACCGGCAAATACATCGGTATCGGCGTCACGATCTTCGCGATCGCGTTTATGATGCTGATCGTCGCGGCCATTATGTTTCTAAGCGTCGGGGTGGTACCAGCCGTCATAGCGTCAGTCGTAGCCTTTGTCCCCGCGATCATCTATATCATCCCGCTGGTGTGGCTCGACCGCTACGATCCCGAACCGATCTGGCTACTTGCTCTGGCATTCGCGTGGGGGGCACTGGTCGCCGTAATTGTCTCCTTTGTCGTAAACACCTTTTTCGGCGTCGCGGTCGGTGCCGCGGTCTCGCCGGAGGCAGGTCAGGTCGTCGGTGCGGTCATATCGGCGCCGGTCTTCGAAGAAGGGTCAAAGGGAATAGGCCTCGTCATATTGCTGATCTTTTTCCGTAAATATTTTGACGATATACTTGACGGGATCGTGTTTGCCGGTGTGATCGCCCTCGGCTTTGCCACGGTTGAAAATGTTCTCTACTACGGCAGGGCGTTGGGCGGTGGCGGCTTTGGGGCTTTGGCCGTGATCTTTTTTATGCGAGGTATCTTGTCGCCGTTCGCGCACGTGTCATTCACTGCAATGACCGGAATCGGTTGCGGCATCGCTCGCGAGTCACATAACAAATTTGTTCGGATATTAATGCCGCTAGTCGGGTATATTGGAGCGGTCACGCTCCACGCTATCTGGAATGGAATGGCTGTTATCGGTGGATTTCAGGGCTTTTTAGTCGGCTATCTGATCCTGGAGATACCGTTCTTTCTGATCATCGCCGGCTTCGCTCTGTGGGTTATGCACCGCCAAAACAAGATACTAAAGGAAATGCTTGCTATTGATATTGCCCGCGGTTTGATCTCAACTGAACTCGGCGAAACCGTCACTTCCGCATTCAAGAGTTCGGGTTGGCTGATCAGTGGTCTATTTGGCGGCAAGTTTCGAGCTCGCAGCCATTATTTGCGTGCTGTCGGCAAGCTTGGACTAAGTTACTGGCACATTCAGAGGGCAACTGCGGCACACGGTCAAACGGGCAGTTTCCAACAAAACCCTCTGCTTCGGGAAGAAGTGTTGAGATGGAGGGATCAGGTATGA
- a CDS encoding Rne/Rng family ribonuclease, which produces MAVRRGGRGRRRSGKPKTDENGELIPDTNDDVDGNVDETFEASEAVEPVEAIVEIASGDATEPQAVNADDRERPADDRGGRDSRNKRGGRGRERQSSDRPASDRPPTDRPSGDRPSNDRPPTDRPSSERPTGDRPSGDRPSGERTERNDRGGRGRNDRNDRNDRGGRPQPLIADLLREGQEILVQIAKEPIAKKGARITSHIALPGRYLVYMPTIEHLGVSRKIESSSERSRLRTLIQRIRQDAEIPSGGFIVRTAGIGISEEDLRNDARYLARMWAESKKNSEKKRSPAIVHQDLDLVQRILRDQFSDDFTAIRVDSEEEYLRTVEFINLIQPRSVNKVKLYTRDEPILEYYGVQEEIEKALKPRVWLKSGGYLVINQTEALVAIDVNTGKFVGKGNARLEDTITRTNMEAVDEIARQIRLRDLGGIIVLDLIDMDDRRNRHKVSQALQEALSTDRSPTKVLSFNDFGLIIMTRKRVKQSLERTMCAPCDYCEGSGWVKSPTTVCYEILAEARRLAKNVEDVRHTTLRVHPEVAKSLRSSEREVLEEIEAHLGHVDVTSDKSVHQGQFDFAFV; this is translated from the coding sequence ATGGCCGTCCGCCGCGGCGGACGTGGGCGCCGTCGGAGTGGAAAGCCAAAAACGGACGAAAACGGTGAGTTGATACCTGACACCAACGACGATGTCGATGGAAACGTCGATGAGACTTTCGAGGCTTCCGAAGCAGTCGAGCCGGTCGAGGCCATTGTTGAGATCGCCTCCGGCGATGCCACCGAGCCGCAAGCGGTAAACGCCGACGATCGGGAACGTCCGGCTGACGACCGTGGAGGCCGCGACTCTCGTAATAAACGCGGAGGGCGGGGCCGGGAACGGCAGTCGTCCGACCGACCCGCAAGTGATCGACCGCCGACCGACCGTCCGTCGGGTGATCGTCCGTCCAATGATCGTCCGCCGACCGATCGTCCGAGTAGCGAACGTCCGACTGGTGATCGTCCGTCCGGTGATCGTCCGAGTGGCGAACGAACCGAACGAAATGATCGCGGAGGGCGTGGGCGTAATGACCGCAATGATCGCAATGATCGGGGCGGTCGACCGCAGCCGCTGATCGCTGATCTTCTTCGGGAGGGCCAAGAGATACTCGTCCAGATCGCCAAAGAGCCGATCGCGAAAAAGGGTGCTCGCATCACTTCGCATATCGCTCTGCCGGGCCGCTATCTGGTCTATATGCCGACGATCGAGCATCTCGGCGTTTCACGCAAGATCGAATCTTCGAGCGAACGCTCTCGGCTTCGCACGCTGATCCAACGCATTCGCCAGGACGCCGAGATCCCGTCCGGTGGATTCATTGTTCGTACGGCGGGCATCGGAATATCCGAAGAAGATCTGCGAAATGACGCTCGGTATCTGGCCAGGATGTGGGCAGAATCCAAAAAGAATTCCGAGAAAAAGCGCTCACCGGCCATTGTCCATCAGGACCTTGACCTGGTTCAGCGTATTCTTCGCGATCAGTTTTCGGATGATTTTACGGCGATTCGCGTCGATAGCGAAGAGGAATATCTCCGCACCGTCGAATTTATTAATCTGATCCAACCGCGTTCGGTCAACAAGGTCAAGCTATACACGCGTGACGAGCCGATCCTGGAATATTACGGCGTACAGGAAGAGATCGAAAAGGCTCTCAAGCCGCGTGTTTGGCTCAAGAGTGGTGGTTATCTCGTGATCAACCAGACTGAAGCCCTTGTAGCGATCGATGTCAATACCGGCAAATTCGTCGGTAAGGGCAATGCTCGCCTCGAGGACACGATCACCCGCACCAATATGGAAGCGGTCGATGAGATCGCACGGCAAATACGCCTTCGCGACCTCGGCGGAATTATCGTGCTTGACCTGATCGATATGGATGATCGTCGAAATCGGCATAAAGTTTCGCAGGCTTTGCAAGAGGCACTCTCGACCGATCGCTCCCCGACCAAGGTGCTGTCATTTAACGATTTCGGGCTGATCATTATGACCCGCAAACGCGTCAAGCAGTCGCTCGAACGCACAATGTGTGCACCCTGTGACTATTGCGAAGGTTCGGGTTGGGTCAAGTCGCCGACGACTGTCTGCTACGAGATACTAGCCGAAGCCCGTCGCTTGGCGAAAAACGTCGAAGACGTTCGTCATACCACCCTGCGTGTGCATCCGGAAGTCGCAAAATCGCTGCGCAGTTCCGAAAGGGAAGTGCTCGAGGAGATCGAAGCTCATCTAGGTCACGTCGATGTGACTTCTGACAAATCGGTCCATCAAGGGCAGTTCGATTTTGCATTCGTGTAG